In Gemmatimonadales bacterium, the following are encoded in one genomic region:
- the dapA gene encoding 4-hydroxy-tetrahydrodipicolinate synthase, which translates to MTRFQGCGTALVTPFTEAGELDLDALRALVEWQITEAIDFLVPCGSTGEAQTLDDTERERVVALVVEVGAGRVPIMAGATSNDTARAVQETRRMCGLGVDYILSATPYYNKPTQDGLYRHFMAVADASTRPVCLYNVPGRTAVNLKPATALRLAEHPNIMGIKEASGDLRQIMDLLRGRPADFSVLSGDDWLALPLISAGGDGLISVVSNQVPASMTGLVHLSLSGDLEWAREWHYRLLPLMDANFLETNPSPVKAGLHLMGRVRNALRLPLVPVSAETSAALGAALRVAGVEGV; encoded by the coding sequence ATGACCCGGTTCCAGGGCTGTGGTACGGCGCTGGTCACTCCATTCACCGAGGCCGGTGAGCTCGATCTGGATGCGCTCCGCGCACTGGTCGAATGGCAGATCACCGAGGCCATCGACTTCCTGGTGCCCTGCGGCTCGACCGGCGAGGCCCAGACGCTGGATGACACGGAGCGCGAGCGGGTGGTGGCGCTGGTGGTCGAGGTTGGCGCCGGCCGGGTGCCCATCATGGCGGGCGCCACCAGCAACGATACCGCCCGCGCGGTGCAGGAGACCCGGCGAATGTGCGGGCTCGGTGTCGATTACATCCTTAGCGCAACTCCCTACTACAACAAGCCCACCCAGGACGGCCTGTACCGCCACTTCATGGCGGTGGCCGACGCCTCCACCAGGCCGGTCTGCCTCTACAATGTGCCGGGCCGCACCGCGGTGAACCTGAAGCCGGCGACGGCGCTCCGGCTCGCGGAGCATCCCAACATCATGGGGATCAAGGAGGCCAGTGGCGATCTCCGGCAGATCATGGACCTGCTCCGCGGGCGGCCGGCAGACTTCTCGGTGCTCTCGGGAGACGACTGGCTCGCGCTGCCGCTGATCAGCGCCGGTGGCGATGGGCTCATCTCGGTGGTCTCTAACCAGGTGCCAGCATCGATGACCGGCCTGGTCCATCTGTCGCTCTCGGGCGACCTCGAGTGGGCCCGCGAGTGGCACTACCGGCTGCTTCCGTTGATGGATGCCAACTTCCTGGAGACCAATCCATCGCCGGTCAAGGCCGGGCTGCACCTGATGGGCCGGGTGCGGAACGCGCTCCGCCTTCCGCTGGTGCCGGTGAGCGCCGAGACCAGCGCGGCACTGGGCGCCGCGCTTCGGGTGGCTGGTGTCGAGGGTGTCTGA
- the mobB gene encoding molybdopterin-guanine dinucleotide biosynthesis protein B, with translation MAATRIISIVGRKNAGKTTLAVALASELARRNRRVMTIKHGHHLVDVDRPGSDSWRHFHEGRAERVLIAAPDLRVLFERTPDDYDPIGLARRYLADADIVLVEGFKRAPLPKIEVFRPAVSAHPLYAADSAEASLWAAIVTDDSEFDAACMVLRFQDTMWLQLLANLAWDRALVLDP, from the coding sequence TTGGCGGCGACACGGATCATCTCCATAGTCGGCCGGAAGAACGCGGGCAAGACCACACTGGCCGTGGCGCTCGCCAGCGAGCTCGCGCGACGGAACCGGCGGGTGATGACGATCAAGCACGGGCACCACCTGGTCGACGTCGATCGCCCCGGGTCCGACAGCTGGCGCCACTTTCACGAAGGCCGGGCGGAACGGGTGCTCATCGCCGCACCGGACCTGCGGGTGCTGTTCGAGCGGACCCCCGACGACTACGATCCCATCGGCCTGGCGCGGCGCTATCTGGCGGACGCCGACATCGTGCTGGTCGAGGGCTTCAAACGAGCGCCGCTGCCCAAGATCGAAGTCTTCCGCCCGGCGGTCTCCGCCCATCCGCTCTACGCCGCCGACTCCGCCGAGGCCTCCCTGTGGGCCGCGATCGTCACCGACGATTCCGAGTTCGACGCCGCCTGCATGGTGCTCCGGTTCCAGGATACGATGTGGCTGCAGCTCCTGGCCAACCTGGCCTGGGATCGGGCGCTGGTACTCGATCCGTGA
- the asd gene encoding aspartate-semialdehyde dehydrogenase — MTAKIPVTILGATGTVGQKFVRLLAEHPWFEVGAVAASSTSAGKRYGEVVRWREAVPLPQRIAELTVQECTPPLAGPIAFSALDAEVAGPIEQAFARAGAQVVTNARSHRMDPDVPLLIPEANLDHLRLLERQQETRGWSGAILANPNCSTAALTLALAPLHRAFGIEKLFVSTMQAVSGAGYPGVASLDIVGNVVPYIGGEEEKIERESRKILGTLENGVVTPAAFGVSAHTNRVAVVDGHLEAVSVGFRRRVTPDEALAALSAFRAPERVACLPSSPALPIEVESRPDRPQPRLDLERGRGMAVTVGRVRPCPILDLRLVLLGHNTIRGAAGQAVQIAELLVAEGRVTRGS, encoded by the coding sequence ATGACAGCCAAGATCCCGGTCACGATTCTGGGTGCCACCGGCACCGTCGGACAGAAGTTCGTGCGCCTCCTGGCCGAGCATCCCTGGTTCGAGGTGGGGGCGGTGGCCGCCTCCTCCACCAGCGCGGGCAAACGCTACGGTGAGGTGGTGCGCTGGCGAGAGGCGGTGCCGCTGCCCCAGCGCATTGCGGAGCTCACGGTGCAGGAGTGTACTCCCCCCCTTGCCGGCCCGATCGCCTTCTCGGCGCTCGACGCCGAGGTGGCGGGCCCGATCGAGCAGGCGTTTGCGCGGGCCGGCGCTCAGGTGGTGACCAACGCCCGGAGCCACCGGATGGATCCGGACGTCCCGCTGCTCATCCCGGAAGCCAACCTCGACCATCTTCGCCTGCTGGAGCGGCAGCAGGAGACCCGCGGCTGGTCCGGCGCGATCCTGGCCAACCCCAACTGCTCTACGGCGGCGCTGACGCTGGCGCTGGCGCCACTGCACCGGGCATTCGGCATCGAAAAGCTGTTCGTCTCCACGATGCAGGCGGTCTCCGGAGCGGGCTATCCCGGCGTGGCCTCGTTGGACATCGTGGGCAACGTGGTGCCGTACATCGGCGGCGAGGAGGAGAAGATCGAGCGGGAGAGCCGGAAGATCCTGGGCACGCTGGAAAACGGCGTGGTCACGCCGGCCGCCTTCGGGGTGAGCGCGCACACCAACCGGGTGGCGGTGGTGGACGGGCATCTGGAGGCGGTCAGCGTGGGGTTCCGTCGCCGGGTGACTCCCGACGAGGCCCTCGCGGCGCTCAGCGCGTTCCGTGCCCCCGAACGGGTGGCCTGCCTTCCCAGCTCGCCGGCGCTCCCGATCGAGGTCGAGTCGCGCCCTGACCGGCCGCAGCCGAGGCTCGATCTGGAGCGGGGCCGGGGCATGGCGGTGACGGTCGGCCGGGTACGGCCCTGTCCCATTCTCGATCTCCGGCTGGTCCTGCTGGGCCACAATACCATCCGGGGAGCCGCGGGCCAGGCGGTACAGATCGCGGAGCTCCTGGTAGCCGAGGGACGGGTGACGCGCGGGTCATGA
- the lysC gene encoding lysine-sensitive aspartokinase 3, with product MIIAKFGGTSVGNGPAIGRLVEIVRGRQEERPVVVVSALGGVTDGLLDLARPVLSGDAGGLDAAIGRLLARHNDIPQDLGGTGAALVEITKDAAALRDELHPALGRQLRPQELDALAGRGELWSSRLVAAALENAGLPATWVDVRTIMITDERFTRAAPDVRVVTERARACLQPLTASGRIPVTQGFIGATAAGIPTTLGRGGSDFTAALLGAALEVERVEIWTDVDGLMTADPRIVPSARTLAEASYEEAAELATFGATVLHPATAQPLVRAGIPIVVLNSTQPGRPGTTIEPSAILERMGDSPVRSISWKRGITVINIRAPRMLGAFGFLRALFEVFERHEVVVDVLASSEVSVSLTVEERSHLGAVVRDLAELGEVSVDNGRAVIAVVGVGLRHTAGLAARLFRAVQPANVEVISQGASAINMTFVVREEDGPGVVQRLHQEFFGTC from the coding sequence ATGATCATTGCCAAGTTCGGGGGAACCTCGGTGGGCAATGGGCCGGCCATCGGGCGGCTGGTCGAGATCGTCAGGGGACGGCAGGAGGAGCGTCCGGTGGTAGTGGTCTCCGCACTGGGCGGCGTGACCGATGGCTTGCTGGACCTCGCCCGTCCCGTGCTCAGCGGAGACGCGGGCGGGCTGGACGCGGCGATCGGCCGCCTGCTCGCGCGCCACAACGACATCCCCCAGGACCTCGGCGGCACCGGAGCCGCGCTGGTGGAAATCACCAAGGACGCCGCCGCCCTGCGGGACGAGCTCCACCCGGCGCTGGGCCGGCAGCTCCGGCCCCAGGAGCTGGACGCGCTCGCCGGCCGGGGCGAGCTCTGGAGCTCCCGGCTGGTGGCGGCGGCGCTAGAGAACGCCGGGCTCCCCGCCACTTGGGTCGACGTGCGCACGATCATGATCACGGACGAGCGGTTCACCCGGGCCGCGCCCGATGTACGGGTGGTCACCGAGCGCGCGCGGGCCTGTCTCCAGCCGCTGACGGCGTCGGGCCGGATTCCCGTCACCCAGGGCTTCATCGGCGCGACCGCGGCCGGCATTCCCACCACCCTCGGCCGGGGCGGCTCGGATTTCACGGCGGCCTTGCTGGGCGCCGCGCTGGAGGTCGAGCGAGTGGAGATCTGGACCGACGTGGACGGCCTCATGACGGCCGATCCGCGCATCGTTCCGTCGGCCCGCACGCTGGCGGAGGCGAGCTACGAGGAGGCGGCGGAGCTGGCAACCTTCGGCGCCACGGTGCTCCATCCGGCCACCGCGCAGCCGCTGGTGCGAGCGGGAATCCCGATCGTGGTGCTCAACTCGACCCAGCCGGGGCGGCCCGGGACGACCATCGAGCCGTCCGCCATCCTGGAGCGGATGGGCGACTCGCCGGTCCGGTCCATCTCCTGGAAGCGGGGTATCACCGTGATCAACATCCGCGCGCCCCGGATGCTGGGTGCCTTCGGCTTCCTCCGAGCGCTGTTCGAGGTGTTCGAGCGGCACGAGGTGGTAGTGGACGTGCTCGCGAGCAGCGAGGTCAGCGTCTCGCTCACGGTCGAGGAGCGCTCCCATCTCGGCGCCGTGGTGCGCGACCTGGCGGAGCTGGGTGAGGTGTCGGTGGATAATGGGCGCGCCGTGATCGCGGTGGTGGGCGTCGGACTGCGGCACACGGCCGGGCTCGCGGCGCGGCTCTTCCGCGCGGTGCAGCCGGCCAACGTGGAGGTCATCTCCCAGGGCGCCTCTGCGATCAACATGACCTTCGTGGTCCGGGAGGAGGACGGGCCGGGCGTCGTCCAGCGGCTGCACCAGGAGTTCTTCGGCACCTGCTGA
- a CDS encoding dihydrodipicolinate reductase C-terminal domain-containing protein → MTSMRILIVGNGRMGRAVAALADQRGHTVHRIIQSTDNAGGRALTAAAVAGADVAVEFTRPDAAPANLERLIEAGIPTVTGTTGWTADLPRIAALAERRGGALLHAANFSVGVHLFLRAARDLGRWLAGHPQFDAFILEEHHATKRDAPSGTAHVLQEGLRQSDPSRPFPITSVRAGAIPGTHAVTYDGPYETLSLSHVARSREGFAAGALAAAEWLPGHPGVHTFEAMLFGEPG, encoded by the coding sequence ATGACGTCGATGCGCATCCTGATCGTGGGCAACGGACGGATGGGGCGAGCGGTGGCGGCGTTGGCCGACCAGCGGGGCCATACGGTACACCGGATCATCCAGAGCACGGACAACGCGGGTGGCCGCGCCCTCACGGCGGCCGCGGTCGCGGGAGCCGACGTGGCTGTCGAGTTCACCCGGCCCGACGCCGCGCCGGCCAACCTGGAGCGGCTCATCGAGGCCGGCATCCCAACTGTCACCGGCACCACTGGCTGGACAGCAGACCTGCCCCGCATCGCCGCGCTGGCCGAGCGCCGGGGTGGCGCACTGCTCCACGCCGCCAACTTCTCCGTCGGCGTTCACCTCTTCCTCCGCGCCGCCCGCGACTTGGGCCGCTGGCTGGCCGGGCACCCCCAGTTCGATGCCTTTATACTGGAGGAGCACCACGCGACGAAGCGGGACGCGCCGTCGGGCACCGCCCACGTGCTTCAGGAGGGACTCCGGCAGAGCGATCCGTCCCGTCCGTTCCCGATCACCTCGGTACGCGCGGGCGCCATTCCTGGCACCCATGCCGTGACGTATGACGGGCCCTATGAGACGTTGTCGCTCTCCCACGTGGCGCGGAGCCGCGAAGGGTTCGCGGCGGGGGCCCTCGCGGCGGCGGAATGGCTGCCGGGCCACCCTGGTGTACACACGTTCGAGGCAATGCTCTTCGGAGAGCCCGGATGA
- a CDS encoding MFS transporter, whose amino-acid sequence MPRLPFLARLGLDRPELRAWAMYDWAASSMQTTVMVAVFPIYFVKVAGAHLAQSRATQQLATVNTVALVLIAIASPILGAVSDYSGMKKPLLAVFMAVGVAAVAGLFFVHTGDLALASWLFVLALIGVTGSFVFYESLLPHIAGPREIDRVSTAGYAMGYVGGGLLLALNLAWIQRPGWFGLPSGPGLDEPAATLPARLAFLSVAAWWLVFSIPLFRRVPEPPRKLEPDERRDETPIRAAFVRLAETFRELRGYRQAFLMLLAFLIYNDGIQTIIKMATAYGTELGIEQSALIGAILLVQFVGIPCSFLFGMLAGRIGAKRSLFLGLLVYAAISVLGFFMKTALHFYVLAGLVGLVQGGTQALSRSLFASMIPHHKSGEFFGFFSVFEKFAGIFGPLIFAGTIAATGSSRNAILSVIAFFAVGAAILTFVNLEEGRRQARAADQATA is encoded by the coding sequence ATGCCCCGTCTTCCCTTTCTGGCCCGCCTGGGCCTCGATCGGCCCGAGCTCCGCGCCTGGGCCATGTACGACTGGGCCGCCTCCTCCATGCAGACCACCGTCATGGTGGCGGTCTTCCCGATCTACTTCGTCAAGGTGGCTGGCGCCCACCTGGCTCAGAGCCGCGCGACTCAGCAGCTGGCCACCGTGAACACGGTGGCGTTGGTGCTCATTGCGATCGCATCGCCGATACTGGGAGCGGTGTCGGACTACAGCGGGATGAAGAAGCCGCTCCTGGCGGTCTTCATGGCCGTGGGCGTGGCGGCGGTGGCCGGACTCTTCTTCGTGCATACCGGCGACCTGGCGCTCGCCTCGTGGCTCTTCGTGCTGGCGCTCATTGGGGTCACCGGAAGCTTCGTGTTCTACGAATCGCTCCTACCGCATATCGCGGGGCCGCGGGAGATCGATCGGGTCTCCACCGCCGGCTACGCCATGGGCTACGTTGGCGGCGGGCTCCTGCTTGCGCTCAATCTCGCCTGGATTCAGCGGCCGGGCTGGTTCGGACTCCCCTCCGGTCCGGGGCTCGACGAGCCGGCGGCCACGCTGCCGGCCCGGCTCGCCTTCCTCTCGGTCGCGGCCTGGTGGCTGGTGTTCTCGATCCCGCTGTTCCGCCGGGTGCCCGAGCCGCCCCGCAAGCTCGAGCCGGACGAACGGCGGGACGAGACGCCGATCCGGGCGGCATTCGTCCGCCTGGCCGAGACGTTCCGCGAGCTGCGCGGATACCGGCAGGCATTTCTGATGCTGCTTGCCTTCCTGATCTACAACGACGGCATCCAGACGATCATCAAGATGGCAACGGCCTACGGCACCGAGCTGGGGATCGAGCAGAGCGCGCTGATCGGCGCCATTCTCCTGGTGCAGTTCGTGGGCATTCCGTGCTCCTTCCTCTTCGGCATGCTGGCGGGGCGGATCGGGGCGAAGCGGTCGCTCTTCCTGGGCCTCCTGGTCTACGCGGCCATCAGCGTTCTGGGGTTCTTCATGAAGACGGCCCTGCACTTCTATGTGCTGGCGGGGTTGGTGGGGTTGGTGCAGGGAGGCACCCAGGCGCTCAGCCGCTCGCTCTTCGCGAGCATGATCCCGCACCACAAGTCGGGGGAGTTCTTCGGCTTCTTCAGCGTCTTCGAGAAGTTCGCCGGGATCTTCGGGCCGCTGATCTTCGCCGGGACGATCGCGGCTACCGGGTCGAGCCGGAACGCGATCCTGTCGGTCATCGCCTTCTTCGCGGTGGGGGCGGCCATCCTCACCTTCGTGAACCTCGAAGAGGGGCGGCGCCAGGCCCGGGCGGCCGACCAGGCTACGGCGTAA
- the glp gene encoding gephyrin-like molybdotransferase Glp, with product MTEPLAAADAARRILSQVRRQPALRVPLDDALDSVLAESIIAPLDIPAWTNSAMDGYAARAADVRGASEADPVRLRVVEQLPAGAFPTRSLAPGEAARIYTGAPLPDGADTVIRQEDTDYGADIVTVVRDRDIGVNIRRAGEDIRKGSTVLVPGRELGPAHLGVLASLAVAHPMVYRRPRVGILGSGDEIVDVDQPEEILSGRKIASSNTHTLAALVRLAGGEPVNLGIARDTPASLREHLGRALECDLLVTTAGISVGEHDYVRAVLDELGAEQRFWKLRMRPGAPVGFGLLGDIPWIGLPGNPVSTMVTFELFVRPAIRKMSGRTLPFRRSALVRVGEPISLKPKLQHFLRAVVREEAGGAEAKLTGPQGSGILTSMMLANALLVIPEGQFETPSGAMVQALRLDDPIHQADPAF from the coding sequence GTGACGGAGCCGCTGGCCGCGGCGGACGCGGCCCGGCGGATCCTCTCCCAGGTGCGCCGCCAGCCCGCGCTCCGGGTGCCGCTCGACGACGCGCTCGACAGTGTCCTGGCCGAGTCGATCATCGCGCCGCTGGACATTCCCGCCTGGACCAATTCTGCGATGGACGGCTACGCCGCGCGAGCCGCCGACGTGCGCGGCGCCTCCGAGGCCGACCCGGTGCGGCTCCGGGTGGTGGAGCAGCTGCCGGCCGGCGCGTTCCCCACCCGATCGCTGGCGCCGGGCGAGGCGGCCCGGATCTATACCGGCGCTCCGCTGCCGGACGGCGCCGACACGGTCATCCGGCAGGAGGATACGGACTACGGCGCCGACATCGTGACCGTCGTGCGTGACCGGGACATCGGGGTGAACATCCGCCGGGCAGGCGAGGACATCCGGAAGGGCAGCACGGTGCTCGTGCCGGGCAGGGAGCTGGGGCCGGCGCACCTCGGCGTGCTGGCCTCGCTCGCGGTGGCCCACCCCATGGTCTACCGCCGGCCCCGGGTGGGGATCCTGGGCAGCGGGGACGAGATCGTGGACGTGGACCAGCCCGAGGAGATCCTCAGCGGGCGGAAGATCGCGAGCAGCAATACCCACACGCTGGCCGCGCTGGTGCGCCTGGCGGGGGGAGAGCCGGTCAACCTGGGCATCGCGCGGGACACGCCCGCGAGCCTCCGGGAGCACCTCGGGCGTGCACTCGAGTGCGATCTCCTGGTGACCACGGCCGGCATCAGCGTGGGCGAGCACGACTACGTCCGCGCGGTGCTCGACGAGCTCGGCGCTGAGCAGCGGTTCTGGAAGCTACGCATGCGGCCGGGCGCGCCGGTGGGGTTCGGACTGCTGGGGGACATTCCCTGGATCGGCCTCCCGGGCAACCCGGTCAGCACGATGGTGACGTTCGAGCTCTTCGTCCGCCCCGCCATCCGCAAGATGTCGGGCCGCACCCTGCCCTTCCGTCGCAGCGCTCTGGTGCGCGTCGGCGAGCCGATCAGCCTCAAGCCCAAGCTGCAGCATTTCCTGCGGGCCGTCGTCAGGGAGGAAGCGGGCGGGGCCGAGGCCAAGCTCACCGGGCCGCAGGGCTCGGGTATTCTCACGTCGATGATGCTGGCCAACGCGCTGCTGGTGATTCCGGAAGGCCAGTTCGAGACCCCCTCAGGGGCGATGGTGCAGGCGCTCCGCCTGGACGATCCTATTCATCAGGCCGACCCGGCCTTCTGA
- a CDS encoding molybdenum cofactor guanylyltransferase, with protein sequence MRGAILAGGGATRFGGRPKGLEIVGGERILDRLERTMRAALGEPPLLVANAPDAASWRPDLRVTSDLRPGLGALGGIYTAVAAAPAPVVCVAWDMPFVPAALVRALADGLARHDAVLPESDGRRAVEPLCAAYGSACLQPIAERLDAGDLRAIAFHPRISVGILPLAEIRTFGDPAFLFFNVNTADDLARADELWRRHGSSP encoded by the coding sequence GTGCGGGGCGCCATCCTGGCGGGCGGGGGGGCGACCCGATTCGGCGGCAGACCGAAGGGCCTGGAGATCGTGGGCGGGGAGCGGATCCTGGACCGGCTCGAGCGAACCATGCGGGCGGCGCTGGGCGAGCCACCGCTGCTGGTGGCCAATGCCCCGGACGCCGCCTCCTGGCGCCCGGACCTGCGGGTGACCTCCGACCTCCGGCCCGGCCTCGGCGCCCTGGGCGGCATCTACACGGCGGTGGCCGCGGCGCCCGCGCCCGTAGTCTGCGTTGCCTGGGACATGCCGTTCGTCCCCGCCGCCCTGGTGCGGGCCCTGGCCGATGGGCTCGCCCGCCACGATGCGGTGCTCCCCGAGAGCGACGGTCGTCGCGCAGTCGAGCCGCTCTGCGCGGCGTATGGGTCGGCCTGCCTCCAGCCAATCGCCGAGCGGCTCGACGCCGGCGATCTCAGGGCCATCGCCTTCCACCCGCGCATCTCTGTCGGTATCCTCCCTCTGGCCGAAATCCGGACTTTCGGCGACCCCGCGTTCCTGTTCTTCAACGTCAACACCGCGGACGATCTCGCGAGGGCGGACGAACTTTGGCGGCGACACGGATCATCTCCATAG
- a CDS encoding TerC family protein has protein sequence MGHHPTAVWLGFTALVVGLLVLDLGVLNRRSHALGFKEAMSWSLGLIALALGFGLFILWREGSRHALEYYTGYLIELSLSVDNLFVFLLIFTYFGVPAAAQAKVLKWGILGAIVMRFVMIALGALLLQRFEWVVYLFGGILVLTGIRMLGGKEERIQPEKNPVVRLARRLLPFSDSYDGSRFFCRTSRGRLLATPLLLVVLVVEWSDLVFAIDSIPAIFAVTRDPFLVYSSNVFAILGLRALFFVLAGMIDKFVYLKPGVALILIFVGLKMGLSHWFHLPTVASLAVVVSLLAGAIALSVWRSAREVRQRA, from the coding sequence ATGGGACACCACCCGACCGCCGTCTGGCTCGGGTTCACCGCGCTGGTGGTCGGGCTGCTGGTCCTCGACCTCGGGGTGCTCAACCGGCGCTCCCACGCGCTGGGCTTCAAGGAGGCGATGAGCTGGAGTCTCGGGCTCATCGCCCTCGCCCTCGGATTCGGCCTGTTCATCCTGTGGCGGGAGGGATCGCGGCACGCCCTCGAATATTACACCGGTTATCTGATCGAGCTGTCCCTCAGCGTCGACAATCTCTTCGTCTTCCTCCTGATCTTCACCTACTTCGGCGTGCCGGCGGCCGCGCAGGCGAAGGTGCTCAAGTGGGGCATTCTCGGCGCGATCGTGATGCGGTTCGTGATGATCGCGCTCGGCGCGCTGCTGCTGCAGCGCTTCGAGTGGGTCGTGTACCTCTTCGGCGGTATCCTGGTGCTGACCGGCATCCGGATGCTGGGCGGAAAGGAGGAGCGGATCCAGCCGGAGAAGAACCCGGTGGTCCGCCTGGCGCGCCGGCTGCTGCCGTTCTCCGACTCCTACGACGGCAGCCGTTTCTTCTGCCGCACCAGCCGCGGTCGGCTGCTCGCCACGCCGCTCCTGCTGGTGGTGCTGGTGGTCGAATGGTCGGACCTGGTCTTCGCGATCGACAGCATCCCGGCCATCTTCGCGGTGACCCGCGACCCCTTCCTGGTCTACAGCTCGAACGTCTTCGCCATCCTCGGTCTGCGCGCGCTCTTTTTCGTGCTGGCCGGGATGATCGACAAGTTCGTCTACCTCAAGCCCGGCGTCGCGTTGATCCTGATCTTCGTGGGGCTCAAGATGGGGCTGAGCCACTGGTTCCACCTGCCCACGGTCGCGTCGCTCGCGGTGGTGGTCTCTCTGCTGGCCGGTGCCATCGCGCTCTCGGTCTGGCGGAGCGCGCGGGAGGTCCGGCAAAGGGCCTGA
- a CDS encoding zinc metalloprotease HtpX: protein MNNIKTMVLMAGLMGLFLLAGQLLGGSQGLLLALLLGGAFNFIMYFFSDRMVLRMYGAHVVTEAEAPELYRMVDRLRQRAGLPMPRVAVAPHEQPNAFATGRNPEHAVVAVTTGILKYVPQDELEGVLAHELAHVKSRDMLITTLAAGVAGAISNLPYLIMFGGGRDEEGGHPFARLGLLLLAPIGAMLIQFAVSRQREFEADRVGAEILGRPLPLANALRRLDALAHRIPMEVAPAAAPLAQVNPLAAHGGGVSGLFSTHPPTEERVARLEAMAAGR, encoded by the coding sequence ATGAACAACATCAAGACAATGGTCCTCATGGCCGGGCTCATGGGGCTCTTCCTGCTGGCGGGCCAGCTGCTGGGCGGCTCCCAGGGGCTGCTGCTCGCGCTGCTGCTGGGCGGCGCGTTCAACTTCATCATGTACTTCTTCTCCGACCGCATGGTGCTGCGGATGTACGGCGCCCACGTGGTCACCGAGGCGGAGGCGCCTGAGCTCTACCGGATGGTGGACCGGCTGCGCCAGCGGGCTGGCCTCCCGATGCCCAGGGTGGCCGTGGCGCCGCACGAGCAGCCGAACGCCTTTGCCACCGGGAGGAACCCGGAGCACGCGGTGGTGGCGGTGACGACCGGGATCCTCAAGTACGTGCCCCAGGACGAGCTGGAAGGCGTGCTGGCGCACGAGCTGGCGCACGTGAAGAGTCGGGACATGCTCATCACCACGCTTGCCGCCGGTGTCGCGGGCGCGATCAGTAATCTCCCCTACCTCATCATGTTCGGCGGCGGCCGGGATGAGGAGGGCGGTCACCCCTTTGCCCGGCTCGGCCTGCTGCTCCTGGCGCCGATCGGAGCGATGCTGATCCAGTTCGCGGTGTCCCGCCAGCGGGAGTTCGAGGCCGACCGGGTCGGCGCGGAGATCCTGGGACGCCCGCTGCCCTTGGCCAACGCGCTCCGGCGGCTGGACGCGCTAGCGCACCGGATCCCGATGGAGGTGGCCCCGGCCGCGGCGCCACTGGCGCAGGTGAATCCATTGGCCGCGCACGGGGGCGGAGTGTCCGGGCTCTTCAGCACCCATCCCCCGACGGAGGAGCGGGTGGCCCGGCTCGAGGCGATGGCCGCGGGCCGGTAA
- a CDS encoding M20/M25/M40 family metallo-hydrolase, with translation MDALELTRALVALETPTGAEGPATDLLESALRGAGYRVARQRVTAGRDNLLAYREPPALVFSTHVDTVPPYLPLSEDDQAIRGRGSCDAKGIAAAMVAAAERLAAAGERRIGLLFLVGEENGSDGARVAADLGPRGRFVINGEPTENRLSIGQKGSLRVDLEASGQPAHSAYPDEGVSATAMLLDTIERIRRMPLAIDPLLGASTLNIGLIGGGVAPNVLAPHATAQILIRTVEPTEGLKATVRALASPGVSVTFPVELPSHRASVIPAGWDTTVVSFASDLPFLAAWGEGYQLGPGSIRVAHSAQEHILKADLLRGVELYVRLATDLLASEAA, from the coding sequence ATGGACGCACTGGAGCTGACCCGGGCCCTCGTGGCTCTCGAGACCCCCACCGGGGCCGAGGGTCCGGCCACCGATCTGCTGGAAAGCGCGCTTCGGGGGGCCGGATACCGGGTCGCTCGCCAGCGGGTCACGGCCGGGCGGGACAATCTCCTGGCCTACCGTGAGCCCCCGGCGCTGGTCTTCAGCACCCACGTCGACACCGTGCCTCCCTACCTCCCGCTGAGCGAGGACGACCAGGCGATTCGGGGTCGGGGAAGCTGCGACGCCAAGGGCATCGCGGCGGCGATGGTGGCGGCGGCTGAGCGACTGGCCGCTGCGGGGGAGCGCCGGATCGGGCTCCTCTTCCTCGTAGGGGAAGAGAATGGCTCCGATGGTGCCCGCGTGGCAGCCGACCTGGGGCCGCGGGGCCGGTTCGTCATCAACGGCGAGCCGACCGAGAATCGGCTGTCCATCGGACAGAAGGGCTCGCTCCGAGTCGATCTCGAGGCCAGCGGACAGCCGGCGCACTCGGCCTATCCCGACGAGGGCGTGAGCGCGACGGCGATGCTGCTCGATACCATCGAGCGGATCCGGCGGATGCCGCTGGCCATCGATCCGCTGCTGGGCGCCTCCACGCTGAACATCGGACTCATCGGCGGCGGCGTGGCGCCCAACGTGCTGGCTCCGCATGCCACCGCACAGATCCTCATTCGCACGGTAGAGCCCACCGAGGGACTCAAGGCAACCGTCCGCGCACTGGCCTCACCCGGCGTCTCCGTCACCTTTCCGGTCGAGCTGCCCAGCCACCGGGCGTCGGTCATTCCGGCCGGGTGGGACACCACAGTGGTGAGCTTCGCCAGCGATCTCCCGTTTCTCGCTGCCTGGGGCGAGGGTTATCAGCTAGGGCCCGGCTCGATCCGGGTCGCCCACTCCGCGCAGGAGCATATCCTCAAGGCCGACCTCTTGCGCGGCGTGGAGCTCTACGTGCGACTGGCCACCGATCTCCTCGCCTCCGAGGCGGCATGA